Genomic segment of Staphylococcus muscae:
GAATGAGATATTTTTGCATGGGAAATGCACTTGTTATTCCCCTTATAACAAGGATTGCAAATCAAATTGAAGAGATTGTCTCTATATCTGATGATTCATATTCACAACTAGAGCTTTTTTAAAACGATAATTAAAATAAAAGACAAGTTATGTATAGATTAATTAAATCTTTACATAAACTTGTCTTTTATCATTATTCAGTTTCTGAGTTGAGTTCATCTAATACTTCTTTAAAGTATTGATATGATTGAACTTGTTTTTCTTTGTCATAAATGTAGCTGACACCTATAATTTCATCGATTTCACCATAATTGTTTACGAAGTCTTTAATTTGTTTTTTAACAGCAGCTTTATCACCGACTAATGATTGCTGAATACGTGCATCTGCCATTGCGACTTCTTGCGGTGACATGACACTGTTTAAATCTTTTAGAGGGGGTTGCATTTTTTGTGAGCGTCCTCTGGTGATGGCTGTAAACATTTGCGCTTGTGTTGTTGCTAAATGTAATGCTTCATCATATGTGTCGGCCATAATGACATTCAATCCAACCATCACGTATGGCCGGTCAAGGTATTCTGATGGTTCGAACAATTCACGATAAATTGCTAAAGCTTCTTTCATTTGTTGTGGGGCAAAATGTCCAGCAAATACATAAGGTAAACCTTCACGTGCTGCGAGATGCGCAGAGTCTGTTGATGAACCTAATATATAGACAGGGATTTCAGATTCAACAGCTGGTATCGCTTTGACGTATCCTTGATTTGTTTCAGGTCCCATATATTGAATGAGTTGTTTTACTTCTTCAGGGAATTGATACACACCATCATGTTTTTCACGACGTAACGCATTGGCAGTTGCCATGTCAGTACCTGGCGCACGACCTAATCCAATATCGATTCGGTCACCGTAAATTTGGTGTAAAGTTCCAAATTGTTCTGCTACAACGAGTGGGGCATGGTTTGGTAACATAATCCCACCTGAACCGACACGTAACGTTTTCGTGTGTGACAATGCATGTTGGATAAGAATGGCTGTTGCAGAGCTCACCAACGTAGGGGCGTTATGATGTTCTGCAATCCAATAGCGTTCATATGATATCTCTTCTAGTGATTGTGCCAATTGAACCATTTCATCAATAGCTTCACGCTCATTTGAACCTTCTCTGATAGGGACAAGGTTTAATGCGGAATAACGAATCTTTTTCATGATGCAATACACTCCTTTTCTGACGTTAGTATAGCACCTGTCTTATTTCATATCTTCAAAATTGCTTACAGCGTTTCATTGCAGTTCAAACTTGTTCGTCATACAATAGAAGTAATTGGAAATATGAGTCAGAAACAGACTACTAGCAAATTAAAAAAGGCAATGCTAAAATAGGACCATTGATTATCAGAAAGGACTGTCGTTAAATGGCGATTTATGCAGATTATGCAGCGACTACACCCGTGAAACCACAAGTAATAGAGTCTATGATGCGTATTTATCAAACGCATTTTGGTAACCCATCTTCAATTCATACACAAGGAAGAGATGCGCGCCATTACTTAGATTCGGCACGACGTGATGTCGCAAAAATAATAAATGCTGAACCGAGCGAAATTATCTTTACGAGTGGTGCCACTGAATCCAATAATACGGTGATAAAAGGAATTGCCCAAGCAAACCGTCAACAAGGGATGCACTTGGTTACGACTAAAATTGAACATCATTCTGTATTACATGTTTTTGAACAATTAGAACGAGAAGGCTTCGACGTGACGTATTTAGATGTCGATAAATCAGGAATTGTAGATCTTCATCAACTGAAGCAAGTTTTACGTGATGATACGACACTTGTTTCAATCATGCTCGTAAATAATGAAGTGGGTACGGTACAAGACATCGATACGATACAAGAAATCGTTGCGGAATCTAACGCATACCTTCATACAGATGCTGTACAAGCTATTGGGCATTTACCGATTGATGTGAAAGAACTCAATGTCGATGCGCTAAGCTTAACAGCACATAAATTTGGTGGCCCAAAAGGTGTGGGTGCCTTATACGTCAAAAAGAATACAGTGTTGCGCTATCAGCAACAAGGTGGCGAACAAGAAACAAAACGACGTGCAGGCACTGAAAACGTCCCACAAATCGTCGGTTTAGCAGAAGCTATCAAACTTGCTGATTCAGAACGTGATGCTAACAATATTCATGTTGCACAACTGAAGGAACAATTATTGGTTGGCTTACAAGATAGAGCCATTCCGTTTGAATTAAATGGTTCAATGGTCGAGACGACGAACCATATCGTAAACCTATATTTTCCATTTATAGATATTGAGACCTTGCTCACATTGTTAGATTTGGCAGGGGTTTATGTATCATCAGGCTCGGCATGTACAGCCGGATCAACAATTCCTTCACATGTACTGTCTGCGATGTATGGAGAAGATGATCGTGTGACACACTCAGTACGAATTAGCTTGAATGAATTAATGACAACAGAAGATATCAATCAAATCATTGTAGAAATACAAAAAATATATTTAAAATTTAAAAAGGAGGAACATTCGTGACAAATGAAAATACACGTGTTGTTGTCGGTATGTCAGGTGGTGTAGACAGCTCAGTAACAGCGCATTTATTAAAAGAACAAGGCTATGACGTCATCGGTATCTTTATGAAAAACTGGGATGACACCGATGAGAATGGTGTATGTACAGCAACAGAAGATTATAATGATGTGATTGCAGTATGTAACCAAATTGGGATTCCGTACTATGCAGTAAACTTTGAACAAGAATATTGGGATAAAGTATTCACATATTTCTTAGATGAATATAAAAAAGGACGTACACCAAACCCAGATGTGATGTGCAATAAAGAAATTAAATTTAAAGCTTTCTTAGAACATGCGCTAAAACTAGGGGCTGATTATGTTGCAACAGGTCACTATGCACGTGTACGTCGCAATGAAGATGGTAGTGTTGAAATGTTACGTGGGGTCGACCAAAACAAAGACCAAACATATTTCTTAAATCAATTAACTGACGAACAATTGCAAAAAGTGATGTTCCCAATTGGTGATATTGATAAAAAAGAAGTGCGTAAAATTGCGCTTGAACAAGACTTGGCTACGGCGAAGAAGAAAGATTCAACAGGAATCTGTTTCATCGGTGAACGTAACTTTAAAACATTCTTGTCACAATATTTACCCGCTCAATCAGGTGAAATGCGCACACTGAATGGTGAATTAAAAGGGAAACATAGTGGTTTGATGTACTACACAATTGGACAACGTCATGGCCTTGGGATTGGTGGCGACGGAGATCCTTGGTTCGTTGTTGGTAAAAACTTAAAAGACAATGTACTGTATGTTGAACAAGGGTTCCATCATGATGCGTTGTACAGTGATTATCTTGTTGCTTCTGATGTATCATTTGTGAATCCAACAGATTTATCTGAGCCGTTGAAATGTACAGCGAAGTTCAGATATCGTCAACAAGATACAGGTGTTACAATCACGAAAGAAAGTGATGATTCTATTCGTGTGACATTTGATGAACCTGTTCGTGCAATTACACCAGGACAAGCTGTTGTCTTTTACGATGGTGATGTTTGCTTAGGTGGCGCAACAATTGATGATGTATATAAAAATAGCGGTCAATTAAGCTACGTCGTATAATTAAATCGATATGAAATAGGGAGATGCTGTAAAATGTTGAATTTTACTGTGTCCCCCTATTTTAGTTATGTGACGTTTTGATGTACAATTGAGTTTGAAACAGAAAATGTAAAGGTGAGTCTATGATGGAACAAGAACAAATACATAACTTGATAAAACAAGGACAATTTGAAAAAGCATTGCAAGCTTGTTTTGATAATATCGAAGCGGCACCCGAAGAAGTAGAGAACTATATCAATTCGGGTATTTTATTGGCAGAAGCAGGTGAAATCGAAAAGGCTGAACGATTCTTTCAGCGTGCGATTACACTCCAACCAGACAATGGTGTCATCTACTATAATTTAGCCAATGTCTATTTCAATGAAGGGCGTTTTCAAGAGGCAATTAAGCTCTATCAAATGGCGATTAGTAAACAATTAGAAACGAAAGATGTTTACTTTATGTTAGGTATGTCTTTTGTACAATTGGAAGCAAAAGACAAGGCATTACCGTTTTTAATGCGTGCTTCTGAATTAGATACAGATTTCCAAGATATTGAAGCGCAATTTCAATATGGACTTGTACTCTGTGAACTTGAAATGTTTGATCAAGCCATTCCGTTATTACAACGTATTTTAGAGAATGATCCGAAACATGCAGATGCACAGTACAATTTAACATTAGCGCAATATATGACAGATGAAGATATCGATGCCGCTATAAAGGGATTTGAACAGGCCGTTGAGATGGATGATGCACATATGTTAAGCCATCATGCATTGAAGACGTTTAAAATGATTCAAGAACAGGAGGGATAATAATGGAAAACCCAACGCTACTAGATAGTACCTATGTGAAAGGTGAAGTCGTTCTTATCCTTTTTCAAAATACGGACAATTTTTATACAGTATTAAAAGTTGAAGTTGATGATACAAATGGCGATTTTGAAGACGAAGCAACTGTCGTTGGGTATTTTCCAGATATTGTTGAGAATGAAACATATCTTTTTAAAGGCTATGTCGTACAGCATGCACGATATGGCCAACAGCTTAAGGCAGAAACATTTCAAAAAGAACTGCCTCAAACGAAAGATGCTGTGATCGCATACCTCTCTAGTTCACTTTTTAAAGGAATCGGTGTCAAAACGGCAGAATCGATTGTTGAAACACTAGGTGAAGATGCCATTCGTCAAATTTTAAATGATGCATCTTGTCTGTCTCGTGTCCCACGCTTATCAAAAGACAAGCAGAAGCAAATCGCACAACAAGTTTATCAAAATCAGGAAAGTGAACAAATTATGATTCGTTTGAACGAACTCGGTTTTGGATCAAAACTTGCGATGGATATTTACAAATTCTATCAAGCAGATACATTAAAAATTTTAGATCAGAATCCATATCAGCTTGTCTATGATATTAAAGGGGTTGGTTTTCAAAAAGCTGACCAATTAGCGCAACAATTAGGAATTCATCCTTTACATCAAGATCGTCTGCGTGCTGGCATTCTTTATGTAGTAGAAGAAACATGTCTTAAAAATGGTCATACATATTTACCAGCTGATGCTTTGATTCATGCGGCGATTGAATTACTTACTAAAAACCAGACAGACACAATCGATGAAGCACCTATGCAAGAGTGTATGACACAACTTGTTGAAGAACAGAAATTAATTGCAGTAGATGATATCGTTGCAATTCCCAGTCTTTATTATTCGGAACTGAAAAGCACGCAAAATTTATTTAAAATTGAAAATCATAAACAAGCACTGACAAAATTTGATTTGTCTGATATTCAACTACATATTGGTGAAATTGAAGAAATGAATGAAGTGAGTTATGCAACATCTCAAAAAGATGCATTAGAATGTGCGCTACAAAATAAAGTAATGCTATTAACAGGTGGGCCAGGAACAGGTAAAACAACCGTAATCAAAGGCATTGTCCAACTATATGCTGAAATGCATGGTTTCTCACTTGATTATGATGATTATGACGAAGGAGAAGCTTTCCCAGTTGTGCTGGCTGCACCAACAGGTCGTGCATCCAAGCGTCTTCATGAGTCAACGGGACTTGAAGCAATGACGATACATCGACTAATTGGCTGGAATCAAGAGACAAAACCAGATGACTTGTTGGAACATGAAATTGATGCACGCTTAATTATAATAGATGAGATGTCGATGGTAGATACATGGTTGTTTCATCAATTTTTGAATGCCGTTCCTAAAGATGCACAAGTTGTACTAGTGGGTGATGAAGACCAATTGCCATCGGTAGGGCCGGGTCAAGTATTCAAAGATTTAATTGATGCAGATGTTTTACCGAGAATTAATTTGACTGAAGTGTACCGTCAACAAGATGGATCGAGTATTATTGATTTAGCGCATCGCATTAAGTTGGGACAAGATGTTGATATTACGAAAAGATATCACGACCGTTCTTTTATAGCATGTCAGACACATCAAATTCCGGAGATTGTTGATAAAATTGTGTCAAATGCAGTGGGTAAGGGATATACGATGTCTGATATTCAAGTACTCGCACCGATGTATCGTGGGAGTGCAGGAATTCAAAAATTAAATCAAGTACTTCAAAATATACTAAACCCTAAAGAAGATGAAGCGCATCGTGAAGTGGCATTTGGTGATGTGAAATTCCGCAAAGGTGACAAAGTCTTACAATTGGTTAATCGACCAGACGACAATGTTTTTAATGGAGATATTGGAGAGATTATCGGTATCTTTTGGGCAAAAGAGAATGCGATGAATAAAGATGTTGTTATCGTTGACTTTGAAGGCAATGAGATTACGTATATGCGTTCGGATCTTACCGAACTGACACACGCTTATTGTACTTCTATTCATAAGTCACAAGGATCAGAGTTCCCGATTGTGATTATGCCGATAGTTAAACAGTATTATCGCATGCTTCAGAAGCCAATATTGTATACAGGACTGACACGTGCAAAACAATCGCTCGTCTTTCTAGGCGATGCAGAAGTGTTTAATATGGGATTACATACTGAAGGACAGACACGTTTAACACAATTACAAACCTTTTTAACAATGTATTTTAAAGGAGATTCGGAAGAAGAGACGAAAGAAGCAAATGCGACAACATTTGTCTTAACTGAGTCGAATATGTATCAAGTCAATCCAATGATTAATATGGGTGAAACAACACCTTATGATTTTTTAGAAATTGACAAAGGTTCATAACTTTTTATATAATCACTATTAAGTAAAGCGGATAACCGAGTAGATGAGTAACTGACTTCACAGAGACGTATCAGTGCTGAGAGATACGAGTCATATCATTGAACGCTACTATACGCATAGTTCAATAACAGATAACAGAGTGATAGTTGCATGGCGACTATAACTAGGGTGGTACCGCGAGACATTCGTCCCTTTGATGAGACGAGTGTCTTTTTTGTTTGATGAAAGAAAATAGGGAGTTGACAATATGAAAAATTTAAAAGCTAGTGATATTCGACAAATGTACATTGATTTCTTCGTTGAGAAAGGTCATATGGTAGAACCATCAGCACCATTAGTACCGATTGATGATGATACACTTTTATGGATTAACTCAGGTGTTGCAACGTTAAAAAAATACTTTGATGGCCGTGAAGTACCGAAGAAACCACGTATTGTAAATGCGCAAAAATCAATTCGTACGAACGATATTGAAAATGTAGGATTTACAGCACGTCACCATACATTCTTTGAAATGCTAGGTAACTTCTCAATTGGTGATTACTTCAAAAAAGAAGCTGTCACATTTGCGTGGGAGTTTTTAACAAGCGAGAAATGGATGGCAATGGATCCTGAAAAACTTTATGTAACCATTCATCCAGAAGATACGGAAGCATATGATCTATGGCATGATATGATCGGATTAACTGAAGATCGTATTATCCGTATTGAAGGGAACTTCTGGGATATCGGTGAAGGTCCATCTGGTCCAAATACTGAAATTTTCTATGATCGTGGTGAAGAATACGGTAAAGAAGATCCGGCAGAAGAAATGTATCCAGGTGGTGAAAACGAACGTTACTTAGAAGTGTGGAACTTAGTATTCAGTGAGTTTAACCACAATAAAGACCATAGCTATACACCACTGCCAAGTAAAAATATTGATACCGGCATGGGGCTAGAGCGTATGGCCTCAATTTCGCAAAATGTTCGTACAAACTATGAAACGGATTTATTTATGCCAATCATGCATGAAATTGAAAAAATTTCTGGTAAATCATACTTAAAAAATACGCAAGATGATGTGGCATTTAAAGTTATAGCAGACCATATTCGTACAATTGCATTTGCGATTTCAGATGGTGCTTTGCCAGCGAATGAAGGTCGTGGCTACGTGTTACGTCGTTTATTACGTCGTGCGGTTCGTTTCAGCCAAACATTAGATATCAATGAACCATTCATGTATCGTCTCGTAGAAATTGTTGCGGAAATCATGGAACCTTATTATCCAAATGTAAAAGAAAACCAAGACTTTATCGCACGAGTGATTAAGTCAGAAGAAGCACGCTTCCACGAAACACTTGAAGAAGGGCTTTCTATCTTGAATGGTTTAATTGCGCAATCAAAAAAACAAGATGGTGTGATTGCTGGTGAAGATGCATTCAAATTATACGATACGTATGGTTTCCCAATCGAATTAACACAAGAAATTGCAGAAAATGAAGCGCTTAAAATTGATATGGACGGCTTCGAAACTCATATGGAAGCACAACGTAACCGTGCACGTGAAGCACGCCAGAACAACCAATCTATGCAAGTTCAAAGTGAAGTGCTAAAACAAATCAATACAGCAAGTACTTTCGTAGGTTATGATCAATTCGAAACAAAAGCACACATTACAGATATTATTTTGGATGGCGAACGTGTCACAGAGGCAGATGCAGATCAAACCGTATACTTTATTTTAGATCAAACACCATTCTATGCTGTAAGTGGTGGGCAAGTTGCAGATAAAGGGATTGTAGCAACGGATGATTTTGAAATTGAAGTGAGCGAAGTCATCAAAGCACCAAACGGTCAAAACTTACACACAGGTTATGTGAAGTTTGGTACAGTGACAGAAGGCACAGAAGTAACAGCAACAGTGGAAAGCAAATCACGTAAAGCGATTATGAAAAACCATAGTGCGACTCACTTATTACATGCAGCCTTAAAAGAAGTATTAGGTAGCCACGTTAATCAAGCAGGTTCTTTAGTAGATAGTGAACGTTTGCGTTTTGACTTCTCACATATCGCAGCAATGACCCAAGAAGAATTGCAATTGGTTGAACAACGTGTGAATGAAGAGATTTGGAACAGTATCGATGTCTCAATTAAAGAAATGCCAATTGATGAAGCAAAAGCACAGGGTGCAATGGCGTTGTTTGGTGAAAAATATGGCGATGTTGTTCGTGTTGTAGATATGAAACCTTTCTCAATCGAATTGTGCGGTGGTACACACGTAAATAACACATCTGAAATTGGTCTATTCAAGATTACGAGTGAATCAGGTACGGGTGCAGGTGTGCGTCGTATTGAAGCGGTAACAGGTCAAGCAGCATTTATGTACTTAGAACGTTACTTAGAACGCTTTAATGCAATCAAAGCACAAGTGAAAGCAAAAGCAGACGACCAAGTGATTGAAAAAGTTGAAAGCTTACAAGTACAAGAAAAAACATTACAACAAACGATTGAAGCAAAAAATAAAGAAATCAATGCATTAAAAATGGGCAATATCGAGGATAAAGTAACAAATATCAATGATCTACCAGTATTAATTACTGAAGTTGAAGTAGATAATGCAAAAGCAATGCGCACAACAATGGATGACTTCAAGTCTAAGTTACAAGATACAATCATTGTTTTAGCAAGTGATGTTGGTGGTAAAGTATCACTTGTTGCGACAGTACCGAAACAGTATGTTGATCGCATCAAAGCTGGAGATATTATTAAAGAGATGGCACCGATTGTTGGTGGTAAAGGTGGCGGCCGCCCAGATATGGCACAAGGCGGCGGTACAGATCCGAGTCAAATAACAGCAGCATTACAATTTGTTGAAACTTACATTAAATCATTATAAAAATAGATGTATTTCGTGTAGAATAGAGAGTGTAATCTATTTATGGTTTAAGGAGTGTTATGACAATGGCAAATTTTGATAAAACAATGAAGTTTAACCACGACGATATCCCAAAAGCAGATGTTGAAACAGTTCTAAACAATGTGTACAACACATTGGAAGAACGTGGCTACAATGCTGTCAATCAGATTGTAGGCTATCTACTATCAGGTGACCCAGCATACATTCCACGTCATAATGAAGCGAGAAATCAAATCCGACACATTGATCGTGATGATATTATGGAAGAACTAGTGTCGTTCTATTTAAAGCATAATAGCGAAAAAGAACACAATGCTTAAACATAAGATTATAGGGTTAGATGTTGGGAGTAAGACTGTGGGTGTTGCGATAAGCGACATGATGGGTTGGACAGCACAAGGATTGGATACACTCCGTATTAACGAAGAACAGAATGAACTCGGATTAGACATCTTAATTGAGATCATTGAACGAGAGCGTGTAGGGACCGTCGTGATCGGATTGCCGAAAAACATGAATAATTCGATTGGCTTCCGTGGCGAAGCATCGTTACATTATAAAGAAGCGTTGGCTGAACGCATGCCAGAACTTGAGATTGTAATGTGGGACGAGCGTTTAAGTACTTCGGCAGCGGAACGTTCGCTGCTCGAAGCTGACGTTTCAAGAGCAAAACGTAAAAAAGTGATAGATAAAATGGCAGCAGTATTTATATTACAAGGCTATTTAGATTCACTAAATTAAGGAGAGATCGACGATGACAAACGAAAACCATAATATTAACGAATTAGAAATTAATAACGATGAAGCTTTATTAACACTTTACGATGAAGAAGGAAACGAAGTATTATACCGTAAAATGTTAGAATTTTATCACCCAGAATTTGATAAAGAATATGTCATTTTAGCTGAAGAAGGCGCACAAGCAGATGACGATGATTTAATCGAATTAGTCCCAATGATTAACGAACCAGATGAATCTGGTGACGGTGGCCGTTTCGTAGCAATCGAGACAGAAGAGGAATGGGATATGATTGAAGAAGTTGTGAATACGAACTTCGACGAAACAGAAGAATAAGAAGTTTTGGATAAAAGCTGGTGTGGTAAGTTACGCATCAGCTTTTTTATATTGATCACACTATATTGTAGTTTGGACAAAAGTGCTGAAAAAACCGAAAAAATGAACAGATACATACAAAGTTAACATATTATGTTGAGTGCTTAGCAGTTTATAATGTTTAAATGGTCTCACAGTCGAATAGAAATATTTTGGTGCACATGGTGGTTTGTCGGTTTATTTTTTTAATCGGCTGAACTGGTCATGTTTAAAGTTTGTGATGAAATTTGCGGATGATTTCGTAGAGTTCCCCTTATTTTTCAATTCATTTTGTGTTAGAATAATATGAAGCAATTTGAAGGTATGTAGGAATGGAGTAGTATGTGCATTGCTCATAAGCTCTGATAGTCTTGTTTCCTACATATTAAATACGATTTGACATGCTGGGATGGAACCCAAAAATCTTTAAGAAGATGCTATTGTTCCACTCCCATTTTTTGATGATTTTTATCAAAATTTAACTAAAGGAAGTCTTAAGATGGAAAATTTAAATCAATCTTATTTTTTAAGTTTGCAATCATACGATAGTGACTTAGATCATCTACGTGACTTTGCAGAAGAAAACAAAGTCCCGATTGTCGATCAGTTATCACTTGATTTGGTGAAACAAATTATTCGTATTTATCAACCGAAAGAGATTTTGGAGTTAGGTACGGCAATTGGATATAGCAGTATGCATTTTGCGTCTATTTCACCGGATATTCATGTGACGACAATTGAACGTAACAATGAAATGATTGCTTATGCGAAACAACATTTTTCTCAGTTTCAATATACAGAACAGATTAGATTGATTGAAGAAGATGCAGCACAAGCATTTTCAATGGTAAATGACCGGACATATGATATGATTTTTATCGATGCAGCAAAAGCTCAATCTAAAAAGTTTTTTGAGCTATATAGCCCTTTGTTAAATGAAGGTGGCATCATTATTACAGACAATGTGTTATATCATGGTTTTGTTGCGAATATTGATATTGTACGCAGTCGCAATGTGAAACAAATGGTGAAAAAAGTACAGAAATTTAATCAATGGCTAAGTGAACAATCTGATTTTAAAACAAACTTTATAAATATGGATGATGGTTTAGCTATTTCAATAAAGGAGCGCAAAAATGACTGAATTATTAGTGACCCCAAAGTCTCTCAGCCATATTGAAACTTTGATTGAAAAGGGCGCAGATGCCTTTGTAATCGGAGAAGAAAAGTTCGGCTTACGTTTGGCTGGTGAATTTAATAGAGAACAGATGAAACAAGCAGTTGATATCATTCATGCAGCTGGTAAAAAAGCATACGCTGCTGTAAATGGTATTTTTCATAATTATCATATCCCTGCTGTGGAAGATTATATTAAGTTCTTACATGAAATTCGTGTGGATCGTATTATTTTTGGTGACCCTGCAATTGTTATGATTGTCAAACAACAAGAAAACCCAATTCCGCTTCATTGGAATGCTGAAACACTTGTTACTAACTATTTCCAATGTAATTATTGGGGGAAACGTGGTGCAAGTCGTGCCGTGTTAGCACGTGAATTGAGCTTAGATGAAATCTTAAATATCAAGGCAAATGCCGATGTAGAAATTGAAGTTCAAGTGCATGGCATGACGTGTATGTTCCAATCTAAACGTATGCTATTAGGGAACTACTATACTTTCCAAGAGCGTCAGATGAAAATTCAACGTGAAGATATAGATGAAAATACACAGTTGTTGCTTTATGATGAAGAGCGCGATAACAAATATCCTGTGTATGAAGACTATAATGGTACACATATTATGTCGCCAAATGATATCTGCCTAATTGAAGAGTTGGCACCGCTGTTTGAAGCGGGTATCGATAGTTTGAAAATTGATGGATTGTTACATTCAGAAGAATATATTAATACCGTAACGCAACAATATCGAGAAGCAATCGATTTATATGAAGAAGACCCAGAAGTTTATGAAGATGAGAAGTTTATGTTAGTGGATCCGATTGAAGCGATTCAACCTGAACACCGTCCATTTGATGAAGGATTCTACTATAAACAAACGGTATATTAATACAAGGAGAGATAGCATATGACGGTATTAGAAGCAGTGAAAACCAATGCAAAACCTAAAATAAAAAAACCAGAATTGCTTGCGCCGGCCGGTAACCTTGAAAAGTTGAAAATTGCGATTCATTACGGTGCAGATGCCGTATTTCTTGGCGGACAAGAATATGGATTGCGTTCAAACGCAGATAACTTCACGATTGAAGAAATCCGTGAAGGTGTTGAATTTGCCAACAGATATGGTGCAAAAATTTATGTTACAACGAATATCATCGCTCATGATGAAAATATCGATGGTCTTGATGACTATTTAATCCAGTTAGAAGGTACAGGGGCAACAGGTATTATTGTGGCAGACCCTTTAATTATTGAAACATGTAAACGTGTTGCACCAAAACTTGAAATTCATCTTTCAACACAGCAATCTTTAAGTAACTACAAAGCGGTTGAATATTGGAAAGAAGAAGGTTTAGATCGTGTTGTGCTTGCGCGTGAAACAGGTGCAATGGAAATGAAAGAAATGAAAGACAAAGTCGATATTGAGATCGAAGCATTCATTCATGGTGCGATGTGTATTGCTTATTCAGGACGTTGTACACTGAGCAATCACATGACGGCACGTGACTCTAACCGTGGCGGTTGTTGTCAAAGTTGCCGCTGGGATTATGATCTTCTTACAGTTGATGAAGATGGTGAGTTGGATGTTTACTATGAAGACGGTTCCGCAGTACCATTTGCGATGAGTCCACGTGATTTGAAATTAATCGAATCTATTCCGAACATGATGGATTTAGGGATTGATTCGTTAAAAAT
This window contains:
- the mnmA gene encoding tRNA 2-thiouridine(34) synthase MnmA, translating into MTNENTRVVVGMSGGVDSSVTAHLLKEQGYDVIGIFMKNWDDTDENGVCTATEDYNDVIAVCNQIGIPYYAVNFEQEYWDKVFTYFLDEYKKGRTPNPDVMCNKEIKFKAFLEHALKLGADYVATGHYARVRRNEDGSVEMLRGVDQNKDQTYFLNQLTDEQLQKVMFPIGDIDKKEVRKIALEQDLATAKKKDSTGICFIGERNFKTFLSQYLPAQSGEMRTLNGELKGKHSGLMYYTIGQRHGLGIGGDGDPWFVVGKNLKDNVLYVEQGFHHDALYSDYLVASDVSFVNPTDLSEPLKCTAKFRYRQQDTGVTITKESDDSIRVTFDEPVRAITPGQAVVFYDGDVCLGGATIDDVYKNSGQLSYVV
- a CDS encoding LLM class flavin-dependent oxidoreductase → MKKIRYSALNLVPIREGSNEREAIDEMVQLAQSLEEISYERYWIAEHHNAPTLVSSATAILIQHALSHTKTLRVGSGGIMLPNHAPLVVAEQFGTLHQIYGDRIDIGLGRAPGTDMATANALRREKHDGVYQFPEEVKQLIQYMGPETNQGYVKAIPAVESEIPVYILGSSTDSAHLAAREGLPYVFAGHFAPQQMKEALAIYRELFEPSEYLDRPYVMVGLNVIMADTYDEALHLATTQAQMFTAITRGRSQKMQPPLKDLNSVMSPQEVAMADARIQQSLVGDKAAVKKQIKDFVNNYGEIDEIIGVSYIYDKEKQVQSYQYFKEVLDELNSETE
- a CDS encoding tetratricopeptide repeat protein, which codes for MEQEQIHNLIKQGQFEKALQACFDNIEAAPEEVENYINSGILLAEAGEIEKAERFFQRAITLQPDNGVIYYNLANVYFNEGRFQEAIKLYQMAISKQLETKDVYFMLGMSFVQLEAKDKALPFLMRASELDTDFQDIEAQFQYGLVLCELEMFDQAIPLLQRILENDPKHADAQYNLTLAQYMTDEDIDAAIKGFEQAVEMDDAHMLSHHALKTFKMIQEQEG
- a CDS encoding cysteine desulfurase family protein, which encodes MAIYADYAATTPVKPQVIESMMRIYQTHFGNPSSIHTQGRDARHYLDSARRDVAKIINAEPSEIIFTSGATESNNTVIKGIAQANRQQGMHLVTTKIEHHSVLHVFEQLEREGFDVTYLDVDKSGIVDLHQLKQVLRDDTTLVSIMLVNNEVGTVQDIDTIQEIVAESNAYLHTDAVQAIGHLPIDVKELNVDALSLTAHKFGGPKGVGALYVKKNTVLRYQQQGGEQETKRRAGTENVPQIVGLAEAIKLADSERDANNIHVAQLKEQLLVGLQDRAIPFELNGSMVETTNHIVNLYFPFIDIETLLTLLDLAGVYVSSGSACTAGSTIPSHVLSAMYGEDDRVTHSVRISLNELMTTEDINQIIVEIQKIYLKFKKEEHS
- the recD2 gene encoding SF1B family DNA helicase RecD2, which codes for MENPTLLDSTYVKGEVVLILFQNTDNFYTVLKVEVDDTNGDFEDEATVVGYFPDIVENETYLFKGYVVQHARYGQQLKAETFQKELPQTKDAVIAYLSSSLFKGIGVKTAESIVETLGEDAIRQILNDASCLSRVPRLSKDKQKQIAQQVYQNQESEQIMIRLNELGFGSKLAMDIYKFYQADTLKILDQNPYQLVYDIKGVGFQKADQLAQQLGIHPLHQDRLRAGILYVVEETCLKNGHTYLPADALIHAAIELLTKNQTDTIDEAPMQECMTQLVEEQKLIAVDDIVAIPSLYYSELKSTQNLFKIENHKQALTKFDLSDIQLHIGEIEEMNEVSYATSQKDALECALQNKVMLLTGGPGTGKTTVIKGIVQLYAEMHGFSLDYDDYDEGEAFPVVLAAPTGRASKRLHESTGLEAMTIHRLIGWNQETKPDDLLEHEIDARLIIIDEMSMVDTWLFHQFLNAVPKDAQVVLVGDEDQLPSVGPGQVFKDLIDADVLPRINLTEVYRQQDGSSIIDLAHRIKLGQDVDITKRYHDRSFIACQTHQIPEIVDKIVSNAVGKGYTMSDIQVLAPMYRGSAGIQKLNQVLQNILNPKEDEAHREVAFGDVKFRKGDKVLQLVNRPDDNVFNGDIGEIIGIFWAKENAMNKDVVIVDFEGNEITYMRSDLTELTHAYCTSIHKSQGSEFPIVIMPIVKQYYRMLQKPILYTGLTRAKQSLVFLGDAEVFNMGLHTEGQTRLTQLQTFLTMYFKGDSEEETKEANATTFVLTESNMYQVNPMINMGETTPYDFLEIDKGS